A window of Terriglobales bacterium contains these coding sequences:
- a CDS encoding class I SAM-dependent methyltransferase, whose product MTDTAWNSFARANASERWRKHSASMGTPLTELIVRESDAQPGMRLLDVASGTGEPAISLATLLNGTGEVVATDVSAEPLKIAEDRARQRGLTNIRFQSADVHKLPFEDQHFDRVTSRLGLMFFADLNRALSEIRRVLKPAGRFTAVAWGTIDQPYFQTTIGTILEMFPSLELPKSGANMCKFASPTTLTRACIEAGFSDASAEVRNVDWTWPGTPEEVWEYFQAVTVPFAPLFQSVPEDRRADVTRVVLEKMHRLSSNGEVRFGAKFVLATAVR is encoded by the coding sequence ATGACCGATACCGCCTGGAACTCCTTCGCCCGTGCCAACGCCTCCGAGCGTTGGCGTAAACACTCCGCCTCCATGGGCACGCCGCTCACCGAGCTCATCGTCCGCGAAAGCGATGCCCAGCCCGGTATGCGCCTGCTCGATGTCGCCTCCGGCACCGGGGAACCCGCCATCTCCCTCGCCACCCTGCTCAACGGCACCGGTGAGGTCGTGGCCACCGACGTCTCCGCCGAGCCGCTCAAGATCGCCGAAGACCGCGCCCGCCAGCGCGGTCTCACCAACATTCGCTTCCAGTCCGCCGACGTCCACAAACTCCCCTTCGAAGACCAGCACTTCGACCGCGTCACCAGCCGCCTCGGCCTCATGTTCTTCGCCGACCTGAACCGCGCCCTCTCCGAGATCCGCCGCGTCCTTAAGCCCGCTGGCCGGTTCACCGCCGTCGCCTGGGGCACCATCGACCAGCCCTACTTCCAGACCACCATCGGCACCATCCTCGAGATGTTCCCCTCGCTCGAACTGCCGAAGTCCGGCGCCAACATGTGCAAGTTCGCCAGCCCCACCACCCTTACCCGCGCCTGTATCGAAGCCGGCTTCTCCGACGCCTCCGCCGAAGTCCGCAACGTCGACTGGACCTGGCCCGGCACCCCCGAGGAAGTCTGGGAATACTTCCAGGCCGTCACCGTCCCGTTCGCGCCGCTGTTCCAGTCCGTCCCGGAAGACCGCCGCGCCGACGTGACCCGCGTCGTTCTCGAAAAAATGCACCGCTTGTCTTCGAACGGCGAAGTCCGCTTCGGCGCAAAATTCGTCCTGGCCACCGCCGTTCGCTAA
- a CDS encoding DNRLRE domain-containing protein, protein MLRSVRLIPIILLALALTSNAQTLRLTDDAYTTPAFAGNNYGTAVVMLVTGPNATATIYNGPNNRAYVKFDLSTLPGTPIGSDVASATLTLYASRVYTPGSIDVQYASSAWTELTAKEGTVGVGGVVASAQAISASNTFVSVDVTGAVRDWLNGTENNGFIIAANATTPAVAVAFDSKENTGTSHPAVLTVVLNNSLTGPEGPIGPQGPIGPIGPIGPIGPVGPQGPAGVLSSFDSISGLSCTRNGYAGTVSVTYSGSGAATLTCVLPPHLTADAYEPNDVFGTAYNLGTVSGDTGMDILTVAANLHLNTDVDWYRFTLSEDDNSILYSIYLSADTSLFNMPPSSDYDLYVYNSSGAEIGRSILAGNATDSVCVRKNDEWLSDDSRTVYLKVRPYTWNSNATAYSLQIVGNTTCPVANLD, encoded by the coding sequence ATGCTTCGCTCTGTTCGCTTGATTCCCATCATTTTGTTGGCCCTTGCACTTACCTCGAATGCCCAAACCCTGCGTCTGACGGACGACGCCTACACAACTCCCGCGTTCGCCGGCAACAATTACGGGACCGCAGTGGTCATGCTGGTCACAGGACCGAATGCCACCGCGACCATCTACAACGGCCCCAACAACCGCGCGTATGTGAAGTTTGACCTTTCCACGCTTCCAGGCACTCCCATCGGATCCGATGTCGCGTCTGCCACGCTGACCCTTTATGCCAGCCGCGTTTACACCCCGGGCAGCATCGACGTGCAGTACGCAAGCTCTGCCTGGACAGAACTGACGGCCAAAGAGGGCACCGTAGGAGTAGGCGGTGTTGTAGCTTCTGCACAGGCCATCTCGGCTTCCAACACGTTTGTATCGGTGGATGTAACGGGAGCCGTTCGCGATTGGTTGAATGGTACGGAGAACAACGGATTCATCATCGCCGCCAATGCAACCACGCCCGCGGTAGCCGTAGCGTTCGACAGCAAGGAGAACACCGGTACAAGCCACCCTGCGGTGCTTACAGTTGTGTTGAACAATAGCCTCACTGGTCCAGAAGGCCCGATTGGGCCGCAAGGTCCTATCGGGCCTATCGGGCCTATCGGACCCATAGGCCCGGTTGGTCCACAAGGTCCTGCTGGAGTGTTGAGCTCGTTTGATTCAATCTCGGGACTTTCCTGCACCCGAAACGGCTACGCCGGAACCGTTTCGGTAACCTATTCAGGTTCGGGCGCGGCGACGTTGACCTGTGTCTTGCCTCCCCATCTGACTGCCGACGCGTATGAGCCCAATGATGTTTTCGGTACCGCCTACAATCTCGGAACTGTTTCCGGAGACACGGGAATGGACATCCTTACTGTGGCAGCGAATCTGCACCTCAATACGGATGTTGACTGGTATCGGTTCACCCTGTCGGAAGACGACAACAGTATCCTCTACTCGATTTACCTTTCAGCTGACACGAGCCTGTTCAACATGCCCCCGTCATCTGATTACGACTTGTACGTATACAACAGTAGCGGTGCGGAGATCGGGAGGTCCATCCTGGCCGGAAATGCAACCGACAGCGTCTGCGTCAGGAAAAACGATGAGTGGCTTTCGGATGACAGCAGAACCGTGTATCTGAAAGTCAGGCCATACACGTGGAACTCCAACGCCACCGCCTATTCGCTTCAGATAGTTGGAAACACTACCTGTCCGGTGGCCAATTTGGACTAA
- a CDS encoding DVUA0089 family protein, translating into MMSTCTTALRAYLILGLMICAPTLASADLTSMSFTGTLADANDVALATFTLSDPSSVFLQTWSYGGGMNAAGTAIPSGGFAMELALYSPSPDESLLLWLSNGLDLGCPPGNDTGAYCGDLAGNVFLSAGTYTLAIFAQGNQAPLSLPNSFGTSGQFWNFDSSADATPAYAVDVSVLQIPVPEPSSAVLLASAAALFLRKWRRMP; encoded by the coding sequence ATGATGAGCACGTGTACGACTGCGCTTCGGGCGTACTTAATCCTTGGTCTGATGATTTGTGCGCCCACGTTAGCTTCCGCTGATTTAACCTCGATGTCATTCACCGGTACTCTCGCTGACGCCAACGATGTCGCACTGGCAACATTCACTCTGAGCGATCCTTCGTCCGTGTTCCTTCAGACCTGGAGCTATGGCGGAGGGATGAATGCTGCAGGCACAGCGATACCATCCGGCGGCTTCGCTATGGAGTTGGCTTTGTATAGCCCGTCTCCAGACGAAAGTCTGCTTCTGTGGCTTAGCAATGGGCTGGATTTGGGATGCCCTCCTGGAAATGACACGGGAGCATACTGTGGTGACTTAGCCGGCAACGTTTTTCTTTCCGCCGGGACGTACACGCTGGCTATCTTCGCTCAGGGAAACCAAGCGCCTCTGTCTTTGCCAAACAGCTTCGGTACATCGGGTCAATTCTGGAACTTCGATTCCAGTGCGGACGCCACACCCGCTTATGCTGTGGATGTTTCCGTATTACAAATACCAGTGCCCGAGCCTTCCAGCGCAGTTTTGCTTGCTTCTGCTGCCGCGCTTTTCCTTCGCAAATGGCGCCGTATGCCTTAA